The following proteins are co-located in the Microbacterium sp. SORGH_AS_0888 genome:
- a CDS encoding NDMA-dependent alcohol dehydrogenase: protein MATITTRAAVSHAAHEGWEITELQLDDPKEHEVRIKLVASGLCHSDHHITEGDAPVRFPIVGGHEGAGIVESVGPNVTRVAPGDRVVLSYIPACGACRPCSTGHQNMCVKGLNAGTGMFLDGTFRFHKEGEDYGGFCSLGTFSEYAVVSEWAVVPLPGHIPFTLASLVGCGVPTGWGSAVYAAGVRAGETVVVFGAGGVGSNAVQGARYAGAKDVIVVDPVEFKRENAKAFGATEAFATAAEAHDFVVSTTWGQLADHVIMTPNAVTEEMVNAGVQMTGKGGKVTITAVGHLTEKAVHVHAGMLIGYQRQIRGALFGDCNPLSDIPRLLRLYDSGDLKLDELVTRTYSLDQVNEAYADLVAGRNIRGVIVHDEDAAA, encoded by the coding sequence ATGGCAACCATCACCACCCGTGCGGCCGTCTCGCACGCCGCACACGAGGGCTGGGAGATCACCGAGCTGCAGCTCGACGACCCCAAGGAGCACGAGGTCCGGATCAAGCTCGTCGCCTCCGGCCTCTGCCACTCCGACCACCACATCACCGAGGGCGACGCCCCCGTGCGCTTCCCGATCGTGGGCGGCCACGAGGGCGCCGGCATCGTCGAGTCGGTCGGCCCGAACGTGACCCGCGTCGCCCCGGGCGACCGCGTCGTGCTCTCCTATATTCCGGCCTGCGGCGCCTGCCGCCCCTGCTCGACCGGACACCAGAACATGTGCGTCAAGGGCCTGAACGCCGGAACCGGCATGTTCCTGGACGGCACGTTCCGCTTCCACAAGGAGGGCGAGGACTACGGCGGGTTCTGCTCCCTCGGCACCTTCTCGGAGTACGCGGTCGTCTCGGAGTGGGCCGTCGTGCCGCTGCCGGGCCACATCCCCTTCACCCTCGCCTCGCTCGTCGGCTGCGGCGTGCCCACCGGGTGGGGCTCCGCGGTGTACGCCGCGGGGGTCCGCGCCGGCGAGACGGTCGTCGTCTTCGGCGCCGGGGGCGTCGGCAGCAACGCCGTGCAGGGCGCCCGCTACGCCGGGGCGAAGGACGTCATCGTCGTCGACCCGGTCGAGTTCAAGCGGGAGAACGCGAAGGCGTTCGGCGCGACCGAGGCGTTCGCGACGGCCGCCGAGGCCCACGACTTCGTCGTCTCGACGACGTGGGGGCAGCTCGCCGACCACGTCATCATGACGCCCAACGCCGTCACCGAGGAGATGGTGAACGCGGGGGTCCAGATGACCGGCAAGGGCGGCAAGGTCACGATCACCGCGGTCGGCCACCTCACCGAGAAGGCCGTGCACGTGCACGCCGGCATGCTCATCGGGTACCAGCGGCAGATCCGCGGTGCGCTCTTCGGCGACTGCAACCCGCTCTCCGACATCCCGCGCCTGCTGCGCCTGTACGACTCGGGGGATCTCAAGCTCGACGAGCTGGTCACCCGCACGTACTCGCTCGACCAGGTCAACGAGGCCTATGCGGACCTCGTCGCAGGCCGCAACATCCGCGGCGTCATCGTCCACGACGAGGATGCCGCGGCCTGA